In Geopsychrobacter electrodiphilus DSM 16401, a single window of DNA contains:
- the ltaE gene encoding low-specificity L-threonine aldolase: MHIIDLRSDTVTLPSELMRETMAAAKVGDDVYGEDPTVNRLQQVAAELVGKEAGLFVPSGTMSNLIALLSHCQRGDEYIVGQQAHTYKYEGGGAAVLGSIQPQPLEFSADGSLDLQLVRKAIKPRDSHFARTRLLCLENTQGGKVLSLGYQEQAAQFARDHQLAFHLDGARVCNAAVAQGVALQQICQYYDTVSICLSKGLGAPVGSVLVGSTGFIAEAHRWRKMCGGGMRQAGILAAAGLFALEHQFERLAEDHANARALAEGLLQIDQLNIDLSQVQSNMVFVDCAADVQVPLIAYLHQQGILVSGYGQLRLVTHLNIDQADITRVIQAFRGFFSQHQA; encoded by the coding sequence ATGCATATAATCGATCTGCGCAGCGACACCGTTACCCTGCCGTCTGAGCTGATGCGTGAAACCATGGCTGCGGCCAAAGTTGGTGATGACGTCTACGGTGAAGACCCAACCGTCAATCGTCTGCAGCAGGTGGCCGCCGAACTGGTGGGTAAAGAGGCCGGTTTGTTTGTGCCCAGCGGGACCATGAGCAACCTGATTGCGTTGCTGAGTCATTGTCAGCGCGGTGATGAATACATCGTCGGTCAACAGGCGCATACTTATAAGTACGAAGGGGGCGGGGCTGCGGTTCTCGGCAGCATTCAACCTCAACCGCTTGAGTTTTCGGCTGATGGATCGCTGGATCTTCAGTTGGTCAGAAAGGCGATCAAACCCCGTGACAGTCATTTTGCCAGAACGCGTCTGCTCTGCCTGGAAAATACTCAGGGAGGAAAGGTACTCTCACTGGGCTATCAGGAGCAGGCCGCGCAGTTTGCCCGCGACCACCAACTGGCTTTCCATCTCGATGGTGCCAGGGTCTGTAATGCGGCCGTGGCTCAAGGGGTCGCGCTGCAACAGATCTGCCAGTATTACGATACGGTTTCGATCTGCCTGTCCAAGGGGCTGGGGGCTCCGGTCGGCTCGGTGCTGGTCGGATCGACAGGGTTTATTGCCGAGGCCCATCGCTGGCGTAAAATGTGCGGAGGCGGCATGCGTCAGGCTGGAATTCTGGCGGCCGCCGGTCTGTTTGCCCTGGAGCATCAGTTCGAGCGGCTGGCTGAGGACCACGCTAACGCCCGTGCTCTGGCTGAAGGGTTACTGCAGATTGATCAGCTGAATATCGATCTGTCCCAAGTGCAGAGCAATATGGTTTTTGTTGATTGTGCCGCAGATGTGCAGGTGCCGCTCATCGCTTATCTACATCAACAGGGGATTCTGGTCAGTGGATATGGTCAACTGCGACTGGTGACCCACCTGAATATTGACCAGGCGGACATTACCAGAGTAATTCAGGCCTTTCGTGGCTTTTTCTCTCAGCACCAGGCCTGA
- a CDS encoding FKBP-type peptidyl-prolyl cis-trans isomerase has product MAQVKEADKVAINFIGTLADGTIIDSTYPDPDEDACNDEDCCHEHGPMELTLGEGDFYTPIETALIGMRVGDKKTVVVAPVDAFGEHDPENVFSIKPGEFPEDILPEVGLELEVTGDDDDLFMVTIIEVTDDEIVLDSNHPLAGEELTYEIELVKIF; this is encoded by the coding sequence ATGGCACAGGTAAAAGAAGCAGACAAGGTCGCGATTAATTTTATCGGCACATTAGCCGACGGAACTATTATTGACAGTACCTACCCAGATCCAGATGAGGATGCGTGCAACGATGAGGATTGTTGCCATGAACATGGCCCGATGGAATTGACGCTCGGCGAGGGAGACTTCTATACGCCGATCGAAACCGCATTAATCGGGATGCGGGTCGGGGACAAAAAGACTGTCGTGGTCGCGCCGGTTGATGCATTTGGTGAACATGATCCGGAAAATGTCTTCAGCATCAAGCCTGGTGAATTTCCCGAGGATATTCTTCCGGAAGTCGGACTTGAACTCGAAGTCACCGGTGACGATGATGACCTTTTTATGGTCACGATTATCGAAGTCACCGACGATGAGATCGTCCTCGATTCAAATCATCCCCTGGCAGGTGAAGAGTTGACCTACGAGATTGAGCTGGTCAAGATTTTCTAG
- a CDS encoding RT0821/Lpp0805 family surface protein: MRWITGLLTIFFTLTTGAGLVFAQGEQQLNGVEVQAMADTFQYALENNPTSKASDWANPDAERSGAVVPTRTFENTQGQPCREFVTKITIGGQEEQGYGTACRQPDGHWQLLDENGATAGVPSPPPPRSTTYFVEPPPVYYGYPSGFYGPSSIYLSFGYVYRSGKIYHGSRYLDGHSFRQRYPSRVRNQIYIGPKIFTRYRLRDELNYREWDRDRAPRRIKHKKWQKERYEDREGRHEGRRNNRRGSD, encoded by the coding sequence ATGAGATGGATAACAGGTTTGCTGACGATATTTTTTACTCTGACGACAGGTGCAGGGCTGGTTTTTGCACAGGGGGAGCAGCAACTTAATGGTGTTGAAGTGCAGGCGATGGCTGACACCTTTCAATATGCGCTGGAAAATAATCCGACCAGCAAAGCCTCGGATTGGGCCAATCCTGATGCAGAACGTTCCGGGGCGGTCGTTCCGACGCGTACCTTTGAGAATACCCAGGGACAGCCCTGCCGGGAATTCGTAACTAAAATTACCATCGGTGGCCAGGAAGAGCAGGGTTATGGTACCGCGTGTCGGCAGCCTGATGGTCACTGGCAACTGCTTGACGAGAACGGAGCAACTGCCGGGGTGCCATCACCTCCGCCGCCAAGGAGCACGACCTATTTTGTTGAGCCTCCTCCGGTCTATTATGGATATCCGAGCGGTTTTTATGGCCCGAGCAGTATCTATTTGAGTTTCGGCTATGTTTACCGAAGCGGAAAAATCTATCACGGGAGTCGTTATCTTGATGGTCACAGTTTCCGTCAGCGTTACCCCTCTCGCGTACGAAATCAGATCTATATCGGGCCGAAAATTTTTACCAGATATCGTCTGCGGGATGAGTTGAATTACCGTGAATGGGATCGAGATCGCGCGCCGAGGCGGATCAAACATAAAAAATGGCAAAAGGAGCGTTACGAAGATCGCGAAGGGCGGCATGAAGGTCGCCGCAATAATCGCAGGGGATCCGACTGA
- a CDS encoding SseB family protein, with amino-acid sequence MTEIDTALVALRAQPDDHKAMSGFYDLFLNTLFFVPTAKELIQIDEAGTEQQTEVPLIIENEGTDYLVFFDQQERMNAWAEQEAPFVKLPGHLLTEMTTTDLHWAMNISTDHFKTFAPDEIKWLKDVVAYCKAEDDKNAAEA; translated from the coding sequence ATGACCGAAATCGATACCGCACTTGTCGCTCTGCGCGCTCAACCTGATGACCACAAAGCTATGTCCGGGTTTTATGACCTGTTTCTTAATACCTTGTTTTTTGTACCCACCGCGAAAGAGCTGATTCAAATTGATGAAGCAGGGACCGAACAACAGACCGAAGTCCCGTTGATCATTGAAAATGAGGGGACCGATTATCTGGTCTTTTTTGACCAGCAGGAGCGGATGAACGCCTGGGCCGAGCAGGAGGCACCCTTCGTGAAATTGCCGGGACACCTGCTGACCGAGATGACCACGACCGATCTGCACTGGGCGATGAATATCAGCACGGATCATTTTAAGACCTTCGCCCCGGATGAGATCAAATGGTTGAAGGACGTGGTCGCGTACTGCAAGGCTGAAGACGATAAAAACGCGGCTGAAGCATAA
- a CDS encoding YaeQ family protein, which yields MALGATIFKAELQISDMNRNYYGEHLLTLARHPSETDERMMVRLLAFALHADERLSFTRGLCADEEPDLWLKSYTDEIEQWIDVGQPDERRLRKACGRAQQVTLYLYGGRGADLWWQKNAEKLQRLDNLTVLEVPDAACKEMTCFVQRSMQLQCTVQDGEIWLTAGDQTRRVTLQARKSRD from the coding sequence ATGGCCCTGGGTGCAACGATATTTAAAGCCGAACTCCAGATTTCGGACATGAATCGCAACTATTACGGCGAGCATCTGTTGACCCTGGCGCGACATCCTTCAGAGACCGACGAGCGGATGATGGTGCGCCTGTTGGCCTTTGCCCTGCATGCTGATGAGCGCCTGAGTTTTACCCGGGGGCTCTGTGCCGATGAAGAGCCGGATCTCTGGCTGAAGAGTTACACTGACGAAATTGAGCAATGGATCGACGTCGGACAGCCGGATGAACGTCGCTTGCGCAAGGCATGCGGTCGCGCTCAGCAGGTGACCCTGTATCTCTACGGCGGTCGGGGTGCCGACCTCTGGTGGCAAAAAAATGCAGAGAAGTTGCAACGCCTGGACAATTTGACGGTCCTCGAAGTCCCGGACGCTGCCTGCAAGGAGATGACCTGCTTTGTTCAGCGCAGCATGCAGTTACAGTGCACGGTTCAGGATGGCGAAATCTGGTTGACCGCCGGCGATCAAACCCGAAGAGTCACCCTGCAGGCGCGTAAATCGCGAGATTGA
- a CDS encoding NADH:flavin oxidoreductase/NADH oxidase → MSQLFTPLKMRSLTLRNRICVAPMCQYSCVDGVPNDWHLVHLGSRAVGGAALVMVEASAVSPEGRISPADCGLWNDKQTAAFAPIAAFIAAQGAVPAIQLAHAGRKASVQPPWLGGGAVSIDEGGWQPLAPSALPFGPDFPMPQELADTEIERICDEFVASAQRALRAGFHVVEVHMAHGYLLHQFLSPLSNRRTDAFGGSLENRMRFPLQVARRVREVWPQELPVMVRISVTDWVENGWDLAQSMELCRQLKQLGIDLIDCSSGGLVPTAVIPAGPGFQTPFAADIRSAVGIATGAVGLITAAVQAEQIIATDQADVVFLARELLRDPYWPIHAAQQLKVKHCWPQQYERAKP, encoded by the coding sequence ATGAGTCAGTTATTTACTCCCCTGAAGATGCGTTCCCTGACGTTACGTAACCGGATTTGTGTTGCGCCGATGTGCCAATATTCCTGTGTTGACGGGGTGCCGAACGACTGGCATCTGGTCCACCTTGGCAGCCGTGCCGTTGGTGGCGCTGCCCTGGTGATGGTCGAGGCCAGCGCGGTAAGTCCAGAGGGGCGCATCAGTCCTGCTGATTGTGGCCTGTGGAACGACAAGCAGACCGCTGCTTTTGCACCGATAGCTGCCTTTATCGCCGCTCAAGGGGCGGTGCCTGCCATCCAACTGGCCCATGCCGGGCGCAAGGCCTCGGTGCAGCCTCCCTGGCTGGGCGGTGGAGCCGTCTCGATTGACGAGGGTGGTTGGCAGCCTCTGGCGCCCAGTGCACTCCCTTTCGGTCCCGATTTTCCCATGCCGCAGGAGTTGGCCGATACCGAGATTGAGCGGATTTGTGACGAGTTTGTTGCCTCGGCTCAACGCGCCTTGCGGGCCGGGTTTCATGTCGTTGAAGTTCATATGGCGCATGGTTATCTGTTGCACCAGTTTCTCTCTCCCTTGAGCAATCGCCGCACCGATGCTTTCGGCGGTAGCCTTGAAAATCGTATGCGTTTTCCGCTGCAGGTAGCGCGTCGAGTCCGCGAAGTCTGGCCGCAGGAGCTACCAGTGATGGTGCGTATTTCTGTGACAGACTGGGTTGAGAATGGCTGGGATCTGGCTCAGTCGATGGAACTCTGTCGGCAACTCAAACAACTGGGGATCGATCTGATTGATTGCTCTTCCGGTGGGCTGGTGCCCACTGCTGTCATACCGGCTGGTCCCGGATTTCAGACGCCGTTTGCGGCGGATATCCGCTCCGCAGTCGGAATCGCCACCGGCGCCGTCGGGTTGATTACCGCGGCGGTTCAGGCCGAGCAGATAATTGCGACCGACCAGGCTGATGTCGTTTTTCTGGCACGTGAACTGTTGCGCGACCCCTACTGGCCGATTCATGCCGCGCAACAACTCAAGGTGAAACATTGTTGGCCGCAGCAGTATGAGCGAGCCAAACCCTGA
- a CDS encoding DUF423 domain-containing protein, translating into MKLFLVLGGLNAFIGVALGAFGAHGLKSRVAPEMLTVWQTGVQYHLIHALALVLIGILCHLMPEALLFRVSGWAFLSGILLFSGSLYLMVLTGTRQLGMITPLGGLAFLLGWLLLVLAAWRYPGV; encoded by the coding sequence ATGAAACTTTTTCTTGTGCTTGGTGGTCTTAACGCTTTTATTGGTGTCGCGCTGGGGGCCTTCGGTGCCCATGGTCTGAAATCCAGAGTCGCACCCGAGATGTTGACTGTCTGGCAGACCGGAGTTCAGTATCATCTGATTCATGCCCTGGCATTGGTGTTAATCGGCATCCTCTGCCACCTGATGCCAGAGGCGTTGCTGTTCCGGGTCTCAGGCTGGGCGTTTCTGAGCGGCATCCTGCTTTTTTCGGGCAGCCTCTATCTGATGGTGCTGACCGGTACGCGTCAGTTAGGGATGATTACACCGCTGGGTGGGCTGGCATTTCTGCTGGGCTGGCTCTTGTTGGTCCTGGCGGCCTGGCGTTATCCCGGAGTCTAA